In one Variovorax sp. PBL-H6 genomic region, the following are encoded:
- a CDS encoding DUF3606 domain-containing protein, whose translation MADDKTKTGGQDRSRINVNEDYELRDWSAKFGVSPEQLKEAVKAVGPMAQDVERHLKGKGG comes from the coding sequence ATGGCTGACGACAAGACGAAGACTGGCGGCCAGGACCGCAGTCGGATTAACGTAAACGAGGACTATGAGCTTCGTGACTGGTCCGCCAAGTTTGGGGTGAGCCCCGAGCAGCTCAAGGAAGCCGTGAAGGCGGTAGGCCCCATGGCCCAGGACGTGGAGCGCCACCTGAAGGGGAAGGGCGGCTAG
- the ligD gene encoding DNA ligase D yields the protein MPAARKTRPQPDRPPIEGAVASELPPSLAPQLATLATRIPPGAHWSYSIKLDGYRMMARVENGRAKLITRGGHDWSAKMPALIAELEAMNIGSAWLDGEVVSLNAQGTPDFNALQNSFDRGAKSANLVYFVFELPFLNGWDFRAARHEDRYTALAALFETNEQEHVRLCSSLPGDPSSILASACGLGLEGLIAKRLDSPYVSARTDTWLKLKCKLRQEFVIAGFIPRTDDASQVGKLLLGVYGPDGTFKSAGGVGTGWSAKEAVKLRARLSKLVTPKVAFVGGAPKPDRWSKNSSTGKVSWVSPELVAEVEFAEWTPGGQIRHASYRGLRDDKPAREVVREPQGAANSPNAAGSPSKATVRGGPVSHPGRIIDPTTGLTKLDLVLHYERVSHWMQPHLADRPCSFLRGPKGVTGELFFQKHADTAAVRGLTLLEPSLWPGHAPLMVVNSEAALWSAARANVIELHTWNSRSGHIDRPDQMVFDLDPGEGTSWEHVQEDASLVRLMLQELGLKSWLKTSGGKGLHLLVPLAPVHEVAVVKGFSQAIVEHLARAIPSRFVSKSGPSNRVGRLFVDYLRNNRAATTVAAFSARARPGLGVSMTVDWDDLPLLTSGAHWTVANAADELSTRTKDPWSDYWSTPQLLSTPMERLGFKPLKPAR from the coding sequence ATGCCCGCCGCCCGCAAAACCAGGCCCCAGCCCGACCGGCCGCCAATCGAAGGCGCAGTTGCCTCCGAGCTTCCGCCCTCGCTGGCGCCACAGTTGGCTACTCTCGCCACTCGCATTCCCCCGGGGGCTCACTGGAGCTACTCCATCAAGCTGGACGGTTACCGGATGATGGCGCGCGTCGAAAACGGCAGGGCAAAACTTATCACGAGGGGTGGTCACGACTGGAGCGCCAAGATGCCGGCCCTCATCGCAGAGTTGGAAGCAATGAACATCGGGAGCGCCTGGCTGGACGGCGAGGTCGTCAGCTTGAACGCCCAGGGGACCCCGGATTTCAACGCCCTCCAGAACTCCTTTGACCGAGGCGCAAAGTCCGCCAACCTGGTGTACTTCGTGTTCGAGCTGCCGTTCTTGAATGGCTGGGACTTTCGAGCGGCGCGCCACGAGGACCGATACACGGCCTTGGCCGCATTGTTCGAGACGAACGAGCAGGAGCACGTGCGACTTTGTTCGAGCCTCCCAGGCGACCCTTCCTCAATCCTCGCATCGGCGTGCGGCCTTGGGCTGGAGGGCCTCATAGCGAAGCGCCTGGACTCCCCGTATGTTTCCGCCCGGACTGATACCTGGCTGAAGCTGAAATGCAAGCTGCGCCAGGAATTCGTCATCGCCGGCTTTATACCCAGGACGGATGACGCCTCTCAGGTCGGCAAGCTGCTGCTTGGCGTCTACGGCCCCGACGGCACCTTCAAGTCCGCCGGGGGCGTGGGAACGGGCTGGTCGGCGAAGGAGGCCGTGAAACTTCGGGCCCGGCTAAGCAAGCTGGTGACGCCCAAGGTTGCATTTGTCGGCGGCGCGCCCAAGCCAGACCGATGGTCCAAGAACTCGTCCACTGGAAAGGTCAGCTGGGTGAGCCCGGAGCTGGTCGCCGAGGTAGAGTTCGCCGAATGGACGCCGGGCGGGCAAATCCGCCACGCGTCCTATCGTGGGCTGCGGGATGACAAACCCGCTCGAGAGGTCGTCCGGGAGCCCCAGGGCGCCGCGAACTCGCCCAATGCCGCGGGGAGCCCGTCAAAGGCTACGGTGAGGGGTGGCCCGGTCAGCCATCCTGGCCGAATCATCGACCCCACGACGGGGCTCACCAAGCTGGACTTGGTCCTCCACTACGAACGCGTTTCACATTGGATGCAGCCTCACCTGGCAGACCGGCCCTGCTCATTCCTTCGGGGGCCGAAAGGGGTAACTGGAGAACTATTTTTTCAGAAGCATGCCGATACCGCGGCAGTCCGGGGCCTGACCCTCCTCGAGCCGAGCTTGTGGCCAGGCCATGCCCCATTGATGGTCGTCAACAGCGAGGCAGCGTTGTGGAGCGCTGCGCGCGCAAATGTCATCGAGCTTCACACCTGGAATTCCCGAAGCGGCCATATCGACAGGCCAGACCAGATGGTCTTCGACCTCGACCCCGGTGAGGGAACGAGCTGGGAGCACGTGCAGGAGGACGCATCCCTGGTTCGGCTGATGCTTCAGGAGTTGGGGCTAAAAAGCTGGCTGAAAACAAGTGGCGGGAAAGGCTTGCACCTCCTCGTGCCCCTCGCCCCGGTCCATGAGGTGGCTGTCGTCAAGGGATTCTCCCAAGCCATCGTCGAGCACCTTGCTCGCGCGATTCCCTCGCGTTTCGTGAGCAAGAGTGGCCCGTCCAATCGCGTTGGCAGGCTCTTTGTCGACTACCTCCGGAACAATCGCGCGGCCACCACCGTAGCGGCGTTTTCGGCAAGGGCCCGGCCAGGATTGGGCGTCTCGATGACTGTGGACTGGGATGACCTGCCACTTCTGACGAGTGGCGCCCATTGGACGGTGGCAAACGCAGCGGACGAGCTATCGACGAGGACGAAGGACCCGTGGAGCGACTACTGGTCTACCCCGCAACTGCTTTCCACTCCGATGGAACGGCTCGGCTTTAAGCCCCTAAAGCCTGCCAGATAA
- a CDS encoding ExbD/TolR family protein produces MTSNRQQLAAINVTPLVDVLLILLVIMMLAMPMFVKKLPVDLPQTSLSGAPSVAQSLSVSLQEDGSLMLDSSPTTLQELKARITPTVSVELSVDRATTYEKIATVISELQAAAPKDIALLTR; encoded by the coding sequence ATGACTTCCAACCGCCAACAACTCGCCGCTATCAACGTCACGCCCCTGGTGGACGTGCTGCTCATCCTGCTTGTCATCATGATGTTGGCGATGCCCATGTTCGTGAAGAAGCTCCCCGTGGACCTCCCACAGACGAGCCTGAGCGGTGCCCCCTCAGTTGCCCAAAGCCTGTCGGTGTCGCTCCAGGAAGACGGCAGCCTGATGCTGGACAGCAGTCCCACGACGCTGCAGGAGCTGAAAGCGCGCATTACGCCCACGGTTTCAGTGGAGCTCTCGGTGGACCGCGCAACCACCTACGAGAAGATTGCAACGGTGATTTCCGAGCTTCAGGCGGCGGCGCCAAAGGACATAGCCCTCCTGACCCGATGA
- a CDS encoding MotA/TolQ/ExbB proton channel family protein has translation MQHLAASIDYLLYALVALTFAVIIYKGAILYAPGLAGMKAPASADKADIDEHVETLENGMALLAVMASAAPFVGLAGTVLHIMQALSRLSSAAIDITLISGPIATALNSTLVGLCAAVPALVAYNLMQRRIQVLHNRLLRAANEEAR, from the coding sequence ATGCAACACCTCGCCGCTTCCATCGACTACCTTCTGTATGCACTTGTCGCATTGACGTTCGCGGTCATCATTTACAAGGGCGCTATCCTCTATGCGCCAGGCTTGGCGGGCATGAAGGCGCCCGCAAGTGCTGACAAGGCGGACATCGATGAACACGTTGAAACGCTGGAAAACGGCATGGCTCTGCTGGCTGTGATGGCCAGCGCGGCGCCGTTCGTCGGCCTCGCAGGTACCGTGTTGCACATCATGCAGGCGCTGTCGCGTCTGTCTTCGGCCGCCATCGACATCACGCTCATCAGTGGTCCCATCGCGACCGCGTTGAACTCCACCTTGGTCGGGTTGTGCGCGGCCGTTCCGGCACTTGTCGCGTACAACCTGATGCAGCGCCGCATCCAGGTGCTGCACAACCGCCTGCTGCGCGCCGCCAACGAGGAGGCAAGGTGA
- a CDS encoding HAD domain-containing protein has protein sequence MNSTLLLDFDGVVHRNMNGTFERMPLLEAWLLARPSVDIVISSSWRLESSLAQLRDCFASEQLHPRVVGVTPDLPDALRYQRQAEIEHYLRESARVRRPFAALDDDGSLFAPSCPFLVRTDPRIALTAEHLDELDRRLRLG, from the coding sequence ATGAATTCAACTCTCCTACTCGACTTCGACGGTGTCGTGCACCGCAACATGAATGGCACGTTTGAGCGCATGCCGCTGCTCGAAGCGTGGCTCCTCGCACGACCGAGCGTCGATATCGTGATTTCGTCGAGTTGGCGGCTCGAAAGCAGCCTGGCGCAGCTTCGGGACTGTTTCGCGAGCGAGCAGCTCCACCCGCGCGTGGTCGGCGTGACGCCAGACCTGCCCGACGCGCTCCGGTACCAGCGCCAAGCGGAGATTGAGCACTACCTGCGCGAGAGCGCGCGCGTCCGGAGACCCTTCGCTGCGCTGGACGACGACGGCAGCCTATTCGCGCCCAGCTGCCCGTTCCTGGTCAGAACGGACCCCCGCATTGCACTCACGGCCGAGCACCTAGACGAGCTCGACCGAAGGCTGAGGCTGGGTTGA
- a CDS encoding 3'-5' exonuclease, with product MQSVSTTLQDILKSPENEQPALLAAVLDKFPQLFRVLRSLNVDELIIAPAEVPEGAGFLVVADTETTGTDNTTDDIIELGMVEVAYDREIGYIYGVTRVFNELEDPGRAIPAQAAAVNGITDEMVAGKRISDAEVDAFVKDADLVICHNAKFDRTILERRFPVFTTKAFACSQRQVDWQAGGITGTKLDYIAMCLGFFFEGHRASVDCLALVKVLNTPMAGFDGQTPLQRILETYKLEARRIWATGAHFDFKDLLKKRGYHWHDPANEPGAEKAWAMDVAVEDFAAELDWLKAECLYGKGLSMPVDRIDAYNRFTSRRTPMERAYR from the coding sequence ATGCAATCTGTCAGCACCACTCTGCAGGACATCCTGAAGAGCCCCGAAAACGAGCAACCGGCGCTTCTGGCAGCCGTGCTCGACAAGTTCCCGCAGCTCTTTCGCGTGTTGCGCTCCCTGAACGTCGACGAGCTGATAATTGCGCCGGCCGAGGTCCCCGAGGGCGCCGGCTTCCTGGTGGTCGCCGACACAGAGACCACCGGAACGGACAACACGACGGACGACATCATCGAGCTCGGCATGGTCGAGGTCGCCTACGACCGTGAAATCGGCTACATCTATGGCGTGACCCGCGTCTTCAACGAGCTCGAGGACCCGGGCCGGGCGATTCCGGCCCAGGCGGCCGCGGTCAACGGCATCACCGACGAGATGGTCGCCGGCAAGCGCATTTCCGACGCGGAGGTCGACGCATTCGTCAAGGACGCTGACCTGGTCATCTGCCACAACGCGAAATTCGACCGCACGATTCTCGAGCGACGTTTCCCCGTGTTTACGACGAAAGCATTCGCCTGCTCTCAAAGGCAGGTGGATTGGCAGGCCGGAGGCATCACCGGCACGAAGCTGGACTACATTGCGATGTGCCTGGGCTTCTTCTTCGAAGGTCACCGTGCCTCCGTGGACTGCCTGGCACTGGTGAAGGTGCTGAACACGCCCATGGCCGGCTTCGACGGCCAGACCCCGCTGCAGCGGATTCTCGAGACCTACAAGCTCGAGGCGCGCCGTATCTGGGCCACCGGGGCGCACTTCGACTTCAAGGACCTGCTCAAGAAGCGCGGCTACCACTGGCATGACCCCGCGAACGAACCCGGTGCCGAAAAGGCCTGGGCGATGGACGTGGCTGTCGAGGACTTCGCGGCTGAACTCGACTGGCTCAAGGCCGAATGCCTGTATGGCAAGGGGCTCAGCATGCCGGTTGACCGAATCGACGCTTACAACCGCTTTACGTCGCGGCGCACTCCGATGGAGCGCGCGTACCGCTGA
- a CDS encoding ATP-binding protein has translation MQVSQSSSTSVVAKQGVGQTATFGIAQNAHMFNVLSSGLYGDKIGAVEREVGCNAMDAHIFGRMPTRPIEVKLPTKLDLQFYIKDWGPGLSDEEVKGIYTVYGVSTKQQSNDQTGGFGLGSKSPFAYTLFDPENEDGFTVVAVKEGKKRVYVCHLDDNGSPAVTDMGVFDADPDWQSGVMVTFPVQDRDIAEFHAKAQEIFQWFTVPPRILGMEKPLKKPEFHFEGSFFNMGAPFGTSGETFHRVPAVVMANVRYPIEKARLRDLTPNMQALLDGGIHLFVDNGEVLMAVSREALQYTDKTRSAIMARLDQAVKEVAERVRADVMTKEPTKLAWYRKVHSYVSTLPSSIRMNLISFLKEAGVGKDDIEHIRQVANESALTFPKVGDGIMGKQQPYQKDADGDWIRDVAGNPVVDATWQNNSCRVWLYRSTETGIRKKEVVNGYQDFTKDKPVLTTVPVLSDTRVYYSDSKSADARIRYALRQSGSPTDAFFLVVAGRGVDAVHAKALGERICGPDGIEGLPCAGTSTLPVSPSYASDLERRRMRKSMTLEELTAGEEVTFTTFAAGGTSKTTLGDIEEEAEKFYVIRRRDRFMNHGSTGWVGPRERDFCSTMRTMQRVLKRLGHEVAGAVMVESEATVRRLKLVELGYRPLMTWTVGKLKSGSNWKRLVASIDRTPKADLAQPYIAKQYSLLGILAMHLLKRTPAWEALEPRLAGHPLLEEVAAFAFKVNGALGDDDLATELKYLQSHIDGAYLDVTECKRKTPYEVSQSVGKSYPLASSIFDDDALLKVMAESPEKAATMLVTALALDPLPGERVELEEAEEPEDAVQEDADEPDVAEDSSDTQVDVTAEAANSDGAPEPAAEVTAEAMLLAA, from the coding sequence ATGCAGGTTTCACAAAGCTCTTCGACTTCGGTCGTAGCAAAGCAAGGTGTCGGCCAGACCGCCACTTTCGGCATCGCCCAGAACGCCCACATGTTCAACGTGCTGTCCTCCGGGCTGTACGGGGACAAGATTGGCGCCGTGGAGCGCGAGGTCGGCTGCAACGCGATGGACGCCCACATCTTCGGGCGCATGCCCACCCGCCCCATCGAGGTCAAGCTTCCCACGAAGCTCGACCTTCAGTTCTACATCAAGGACTGGGGCCCGGGGCTCAGCGACGAGGAAGTCAAAGGCATCTACACCGTCTACGGTGTCTCGACCAAACAGCAATCGAACGACCAAACTGGTGGTTTCGGTCTCGGCTCGAAATCGCCTTTTGCGTACACGCTCTTCGACCCCGAGAACGAGGACGGCTTCACGGTCGTCGCGGTCAAGGAAGGCAAGAAGCGCGTCTACGTGTGCCACCTCGACGACAACGGCTCGCCGGCAGTGACGGACATGGGCGTCTTCGACGCCGACCCGGACTGGCAAAGCGGCGTGATGGTGACCTTCCCGGTCCAGGACCGGGACATCGCTGAATTCCACGCCAAGGCGCAGGAAATCTTCCAGTGGTTCACGGTACCCCCGCGCATCCTCGGGATGGAAAAGCCTCTCAAGAAGCCAGAGTTCCATTTCGAGGGCAGCTTCTTTAATATGGGCGCTCCTTTCGGAACCAGTGGCGAAACGTTCCACCGGGTGCCCGCGGTCGTCATGGCCAATGTGCGCTATCCCATCGAAAAGGCTCGGCTGCGCGACCTGACGCCGAACATGCAGGCGCTGCTGGACGGCGGCATCCATCTCTTCGTCGACAACGGCGAAGTTCTGATGGCCGTGTCGCGGGAAGCACTTCAATACACCGACAAGACTCGCAGCGCCATCATGGCGCGGCTGGACCAGGCGGTGAAGGAAGTCGCGGAGCGCGTACGCGCCGACGTGATGACCAAGGAGCCGACGAAGCTGGCCTGGTATCGCAAGGTCCATAGCTACGTGAGCACGCTTCCCTCGAGCATCCGCATGAATCTCATCAGCTTCCTCAAGGAGGCCGGCGTGGGCAAGGACGACATCGAGCACATCCGACAGGTCGCAAACGAGAGCGCGCTCACCTTCCCCAAGGTCGGCGACGGCATCATGGGCAAGCAGCAGCCCTACCAGAAGGATGCAGATGGCGACTGGATTCGCGACGTCGCCGGAAATCCGGTCGTCGACGCCACCTGGCAGAACAACAGCTGCCGCGTGTGGCTGTATCGCTCCACCGAAACCGGTATCCGCAAGAAGGAAGTCGTCAACGGCTATCAGGACTTCACCAAGGACAAGCCGGTTCTGACCACCGTGCCGGTGCTCTCGGACACCCGGGTTTACTACTCGGACAGCAAGTCCGCTGACGCGCGTATCCGCTACGCGCTGAGGCAGTCGGGCTCCCCGACCGATGCATTCTTCCTAGTCGTAGCTGGCCGGGGCGTGGACGCCGTTCACGCGAAGGCATTGGGTGAGCGGATTTGCGGTCCGGACGGAATCGAAGGCCTGCCGTGTGCAGGGACCTCGACGCTGCCGGTGTCTCCGAGTTACGCCTCGGACCTCGAACGACGCAGAATGCGCAAGTCGATGACGCTAGAGGAGCTGACCGCCGGCGAAGAGGTGACCTTCACCACTTTTGCCGCGGGTGGCACCTCGAAGACGACGCTGGGCGACATTGAGGAAGAAGCCGAGAAGTTCTACGTCATCCGACGCCGCGACCGGTTCATGAATCATGGCTCGACCGGCTGGGTTGGCCCGCGCGAGCGGGACTTCTGCAGCACGATGCGGACCATGCAACGGGTGCTCAAGCGCCTCGGCCACGAGGTTGCCGGCGCCGTGATGGTGGAAAGCGAGGCGACAGTGCGTCGGCTGAAACTGGTCGAACTGGGCTACCGCCCGCTGATGACCTGGACAGTCGGCAAGCTGAAATCGGGAAGCAACTGGAAGCGCTTGGTCGCAAGCATCGACCGCACGCCCAAGGCAGACCTGGCGCAGCCCTACATCGCGAAGCAGTACTCGCTGCTAGGCATCCTGGCAATGCATCTGCTGAAGCGTACCCCTGCATGGGAAGCGCTTGAGCCTCGGCTCGCCGGGCATCCCTTGCTGGAGGAGGTTGCAGCTTTTGCGTTCAAGGTGAACGGAGCGCTCGGGGACGACGACTTGGCAACGGAGCTCAAGTACCTGCAGTCACACATCGACGGCGCGTATCTCGACGTGACCGAGTGCAAGCGCAAGACGCCGTATGAGGTGAGTCAGTCAGTCGGCAAGAGCTACCCCCTGGCATCGAGCATCTTCGACGACGACGCCCTGCTGAAGGTCATGGCCGAATCGCCTGAAAAGGCGGCCACCATGCTCGTGACGGCGCTCGCGCTTGACCCCCTGCCCGGAGAAAGGGTGGAGTTGGAGGAAGCCGAAGAGCCAGAAGACGCTGTGCAGGAAGATGCAGACGAGCCGGACGTCGCCGAGGACTCATCGGACACCCAAGTCGATGTGACCGCCGAAGCTGCCAACAGCGACGGTGCTCCCGAGCCTGCCGCCGAAGTCACCGCCGAAGCCATGCTACTCGCAGCGTAG
- a CDS encoding mechanosensitive ion channel family protein, producing the protein MSIFPTLQQYATDIHLFFTGEIGRVAATVLVILAAVAAHRLNLRYVGMSTRREGSQDGLRHRVVAIKNVLFLAASLAIGTIWATKIAGVALSLAAFAGALVLSAKELIMCATGYLLFTVSRPYRVGDFVEVAGVAGRVTDVDMLCTTLAETSSAYQLTGRTVLFPNSFLLSTSVRNQSATGGFVINLLRLAVPYSADIDAYESAAVRAGDAVCAPWLGTADEHFRRIEKTDFVDLPSSRVRVLWESHDIKQHWLVIRFASPASERVNAQQAVTRLFWKELGSVPTASQD; encoded by the coding sequence ATGTCCATTTTCCCGACCCTGCAGCAGTACGCCACTGACATCCACCTGTTCTTCACCGGAGAAATTGGCCGTGTTGCTGCGACCGTCCTTGTCATCTTGGCTGCGGTCGCGGCCCACCGGCTCAACCTGCGCTACGTGGGGATGTCGACGCGACGAGAGGGCAGCCAGGACGGGTTGCGGCACCGCGTCGTTGCCATCAAGAACGTGCTGTTCCTCGCCGCCAGTCTTGCCATCGGGACCATCTGGGCCACCAAAATCGCCGGAGTTGCGCTTTCGCTGGCTGCCTTTGCTGGCGCGCTGGTTCTGTCGGCGAAGGAGCTCATCATGTGCGCGACCGGCTATCTGCTGTTCACGGTCTCCCGGCCATACCGGGTAGGGGACTTCGTCGAGGTCGCAGGGGTGGCCGGGCGGGTGACCGATGTCGACATGCTCTGTACGACCCTTGCCGAGACCTCCTCGGCGTACCAGCTCACAGGGCGCACCGTCTTGTTTCCCAACAGCTTCCTCCTGTCCACCTCAGTGCGCAACCAGTCGGCCACCGGGGGCTTTGTCATCAACCTCCTGCGCCTTGCGGTGCCGTACAGTGCAGACATCGACGCCTACGAGTCCGCAGCGGTCCGCGCCGGCGATGCGGTGTGCGCACCTTGGCTCGGAACGGCCGACGAGCACTTCCGCCGCATCGAGAAGACCGATTTTGTCGACCTGCCCTCATCGCGGGTGCGGGTGCTCTGGGAGTCTCACGACATCAAGCAGCACTGGCTGGTCATTCGCTTCGCCTCGCCGGCCTCCGAGCGCGTCAATGCACAGCAGGCGGTGACGCGCCTCTTTTGGAAAGAGCTGGGCTCGGTGCCCACAGCCTCGCAGGACTGA
- a CDS encoding DNA polymerase gives MNKQMGFDLDYVDPVTHVAVPWAKAEKLLLARITAAPWKIIDVETTGLNPASKEQKFSGKQYQRGVDSELRLRVMSVLYPTPCGFPVTSKFLVESFDLDQLTEAEKVDVCSACFTNVVIAHNAGFDAYWTRTYATTEPSLLLDSMLIARVLYPEQPVVMARMCQDEDEDPTLQAEAVSMFMGGKSGWSLADLAVSRLRKVLPKEMQGPKNWCEPFLTQKAYDYATDDVKVLLELLMSFFEIDDPAELLERYFELREEHAPLRIIEPQVWDIVRMRETGMPWNLEESEGYVAAQWEKVREHAAKMAELEPALKDYLPALSDPTTGVNAKLKEAIGTAFTSRGIELEMTEKTGAFKIGEKDLRRVRAAITPEAKALFDTWTALNRAKKAGGMAKEVSSYAGRSHDGRLHPNTGHGPVTGRLSSSEPNCQQFPRDQKFRNCVRARPGHKIVSADYSALDMRVGAALAIRAQRQIVETYMGDHVVQNDVFLCISRVLEGRVTYEDARALELKAVKDFEEWKLGREAAMEAGKDASKAFWDKYRKLQRTQLLSGFQRCLAEVRMRADAAGTADWGSLRDAFEIEGMDIHTWTALDMTGRNPKALFGGLKGEDVAKELKKWKAELGDVRQTGKVGNLSLLYAMQARGLMDAAAKNYNIHWTLEEATEVRAQWLAAYVEIDLWHKWTELNPQETVMIPDKDRGGRFGKKAVYASYTLGNRLIYAFGLNAALSYEDQSTGADILGKVMEEFRKYPKVFDTIINQVHDEVLFEVPDEVLDEYNEIIGRVMTDAAEHFLRPYGVKAGCEPEAGEVWLKG, from the coding sequence ATGAACAAACAAATGGGCTTCGACCTCGACTACGTCGACCCGGTCACCCACGTAGCAGTGCCATGGGCAAAAGCTGAAAAGCTGCTCCTGGCGCGCATCACGGCGGCGCCGTGGAAAATCATCGACGTTGAAACAACGGGCCTCAACCCGGCGAGCAAGGAGCAGAAGTTCTCCGGCAAGCAGTATCAACGCGGCGTCGACTCGGAGCTTCGGCTGCGGGTGATGTCGGTTCTCTACCCGACGCCTTGCGGCTTTCCAGTCACCTCAAAGTTCCTCGTCGAATCCTTCGACCTGGACCAGCTCACCGAAGCTGAGAAGGTGGACGTGTGCTCTGCATGCTTCACAAACGTCGTCATCGCGCACAACGCGGGCTTCGACGCCTACTGGACCCGCACCTACGCGACAACCGAGCCGTCGCTGCTCCTGGATTCGATGCTCATCGCACGGGTCCTCTACCCCGAGCAGCCCGTTGTCATGGCGCGCATGTGCCAGGATGAGGACGAAGACCCCACGTTGCAGGCCGAAGCCGTGTCCATGTTCATGGGCGGCAAGTCGGGCTGGTCGCTAGCCGACCTGGCGGTCAGCCGGCTGCGCAAGGTGCTTCCGAAGGAGATGCAAGGCCCGAAGAACTGGTGCGAGCCGTTCCTGACCCAGAAGGCGTACGACTACGCAACGGACGACGTGAAGGTGCTCCTGGAGCTCCTGATGTCGTTCTTCGAAATCGACGACCCGGCGGAACTGCTGGAGCGCTATTTCGAGTTGCGCGAGGAGCACGCTCCCCTGCGCATCATCGAGCCCCAGGTCTGGGACATCGTGCGGATGCGCGAGACGGGCATGCCGTGGAACCTGGAGGAATCCGAAGGCTACGTTGCGGCCCAGTGGGAAAAGGTGCGCGAGCACGCTGCGAAGATGGCGGAACTCGAGCCTGCGCTCAAGGACTATCTGCCTGCGCTGAGCGACCCGACCACCGGGGTCAACGCGAAGCTGAAAGAGGCTATCGGGACGGCGTTCACGAGCCGCGGCATTGAGCTGGAGATGACCGAGAAGACCGGCGCCTTCAAGATTGGCGAAAAGGACCTGCGGCGCGTTCGCGCGGCCATCACGCCCGAAGCCAAGGCCCTGTTCGACACCTGGACCGCACTCAACCGTGCCAAGAAGGCCGGCGGCATGGCCAAGGAAGTCTCCTCGTACGCGGGGCGGTCGCACGATGGGCGGCTGCATCCAAACACGGGGCACGGCCCCGTGACAGGGCGCCTGTCTTCGTCGGAGCCGAACTGCCAGCAGTTTCCGCGGGACCAGAAGTTCCGAAATTGCGTTCGTGCTCGGCCTGGCCACAAGATTGTCTCCGCCGACTATTCGGCACTGGACATGCGGGTGGGCGCGGCGCTCGCGATTCGCGCTCAGAGGCAAATCGTCGAGACCTACATGGGCGACCATGTGGTGCAGAACGATGTGTTCCTGTGCATCAGCCGGGTGCTTGAGGGCCGGGTGACCTACGAAGACGCGCGAGCGCTCGAGCTGAAGGCCGTCAAGGACTTCGAGGAGTGGAAGCTGGGTCGCGAAGCGGCCATGGAAGCAGGCAAAGATGCGAGCAAGGCGTTCTGGGACAAGTACCGCAAGCTGCAGCGTACGCAGCTGCTTTCGGGCTTCCAGCGCTGCTTGGCCGAAGTGCGGATGCGCGCGGACGCCGCCGGCACCGCCGATTGGGGCTCCCTGCGCGACGCGTTCGAAATTGAAGGCATGGACATCCACACGTGGACCGCGCTGGACATGACAGGCCGCAACCCCAAGGCTCTCTTCGGAGGCCTGAAGGGCGAAGATGTGGCCAAGGAGCTGAAGAAGTGGAAGGCTGAGCTGGGCGACGTCCGTCAAACCGGCAAGGTCGGCAACCTCTCCCTCCTGTACGCGATGCAAGCACGCGGCCTGATGGACGCTGCTGCCAAGAACTACAATATCCACTGGACGTTGGAAGAGGCCACGGAAGTTCGCGCGCAATGGCTTGCGGCATACGTCGAAATCGACCTCTGGCACAAGTGGACCGAGCTGAACCCGCAGGAAACGGTGATGATTCCGGACAAGGACCGTGGCGGCCGCTTCGGCAAGAAGGCTGTCTACGCCTCCTACACGCTGGGCAACCGGCTCATCTATGCGTTCGGCTTGAACGCGGCACTGAGCTACGAAGACCAGTCGACCGGCGCCGACATTCTGGGCAAGGTGATGGAGGAGTTTCGCAAGTACCCGAAGGTCTTCGACACCATCATCAACCAGGTCCACGACGAAGTGCTTTTCGAGGTGCCCGACGAGGTGCTGGACGAGTACAACGAAATCATCGGACGGGTCATGACCGATGCAGCTGAGCACTTCCTTCGTCCCTACGGGGTGAAGGCCGGCTGCGAACCCGAAGCTGGCGAGGTCTGGCTGAAGGGATAA